One window of the Labilibaculum sp. genome contains the following:
- a CDS encoding TetR/AcrR family transcriptional regulator, which yields MAKSDKIEIQERVTTVAMDMILKFGLKGLNMVELARECGLAKATLYKIIGSKEDLIREIALEIFKVNIVAVLDPIMRQDDPVIATNQFLDNYFNYAIESQKILIDQIYKEYPLIEKDVETNYDEMIVNIHHRFVSWQNSKLIRSDIEVDYFLESLEALNEFYIRSDYSKEEIIRRLRAVFITAFRGIGIPL from the coding sequence ATGGCAAAATCAGATAAGATAGAAATTCAGGAAAGGGTTACTACGGTAGCAATGGACATGATACTGAAATTTGGTCTTAAAGGATTAAATATGGTTGAGTTGGCTCGTGAATGTGGATTGGCAAAAGCTACATTGTATAAGATTATTGGATCGAAAGAGGATTTAATTCGGGAGATAGCACTTGAGATTTTCAAAGTAAATATAGTTGCTGTTTTAGATCCGATTATGAGACAGGACGATCCCGTAATTGCAACAAATCAGTTTCTGGACAATTATTTTAATTATGCTATTGAGAGTCAGAAGATTCTAATAGACCAGATTTACAAGGAATATCCATTAATAGAGAAGGATGTTGAAACTAATTATGATGAGATGATTGTAAATATACATCATCGATTTGTATCATGGCAAAATAGTAAACTAATAAGATCGGATATTGAGGTTGATTATTTTTTAGAATCGTTGGAAGCTCTAAATGAATTTTATATTAGAAGTGATTACTCTAAGGAGGAAATAATTAGGCGATTGCGAGCAGTATTTATTACTGCATTTAGGGGCATAGGCATACCTTTATAA